A window from Mya arenaria isolate MELC-2E11 chromosome 9, ASM2691426v1 encodes these proteins:
- the LOC128203787 gene encoding protein-S-isoprenylcysteine O-methyltransferase-like — MAEPDNISLFTFCASSTSFLAVLICQLLPEFSNSLYLSFLVFPVWCGLSYVLVKYIFRDDPSYQNALRAGFLGCAFSLGLIISFLMPTISHFGWYLTALSFFHWSEYYTTAVTNPKSLSLESYLLDHSKEYKLAAMASWLEFSIEWLLFPGLKHHNYISRVGLFLVIIGEVVRKLSMITASTNFNHYVQYQKQKDHQLVTSGIYSLCRHPSYVGWFTWSIGTQIILCNPLCLVGYTAVSWKFFKQRIYEEEIYLLNFFGEDYVEYKKKVGTGLPFIKGFDGTF, encoded by the exons ATGGCGGAACCGGacaatattagtttatttacattttgtgcTAGTTCTACCTCTTTTCTAGCAGTTCTGATATGTCAGCTGCTACCTGAATTTAGCAATAGTTTATACTTAAGCTTCTTGGTGTTTCCAGTATGGTGTGGACTGTCATACGTCCTTGTCAAATATATCTTCCGTGACGACCCTAGTTACCAg AATGCCTTACGAGCCGGGTTTCTAGGCTGTGCCTTTAGCCTTGGATTGATAATAAGTTTTTTGATGCCGACAATCAGTCATTTTGGCTGGTATTTGACTGCGTTAAGCTTTTTCCACTGGTCAGAATACTACACGACAGCGGTGACAAATCCAAAGTCATTGAGTCTGGAATCCTACCTGTTAGATCATAGCAAAGAGTACAAGTTGGCAGCCATGGCCAGCTGGTTAGAGTTCAGTATTGAATGGCTGTTATTTCCAG GTCTCAAGCATCACAATTACATCAGCCGTGTGGGACTGTTCCTAGTCATCATAGGGGAGGTTGTCCGCAAACTCAGCATGATAACTGCATCCACCAACTTCAACCATTACGTCCAGTATCAGAAACAGAAGGATCATCAACTGGTCACTAGTGGCATTTACTCGCTGTGTAGACATCCATCCTATGTGGGCTGGTTCACTTGGAGTATTGGTACTCAG ATAATTTTATGCAACCCATTGTGCCTTGTGGGATATACAGCAGTTTCATGGAAATTTTTCAAGCAGCGCATATATGAAGAGGAAATATATCTTCTCAATTTCTTCGGGGAAGACTATGTTGAATACAAGAAGAAAGTCGGGACTGGATTGCCCTTTATTAAAGGATTTGATGGAACTTTCTAG
- the LOC128203786 gene encoding myogenesis-regulating glycosidase-like, protein MSSETNLVYETRTVTAAPGRSKQTRSLLVVMSCLILLAGVVGVVVWRVGAGGGGSPGPEPTAAPHTSAFPVRVRNLMLSSELELKIVNGSDVKLLIDLGKGGFSAVPRRCNSSSASDVNACLEWENEARLRIIYNSHNIDQRLGSALDCYEISWEALRCVDQVLTDCVNVSVDQWYGGYADKHQYWPFQKNTRSLRAYQVNDSYVGEIGGVVERYFFSTAGVGMLIDHDVPLYFSLNDPDQGQMCFTAKYETYPYVNVKNVPPVLKYKLCQAANVKDVHLKMTELFIDKPTGTPDEMLFKRPIWSTWAQYKKDINQSTVLEFANDIIANNFSYAQIEIDDDWTPAYGDMDFNTAKFPDARQMIKDLNDLGFRVTLWVHPFFNADSMAFQVAALNRMLVRQLDSPAPMITPWWDGPLAGILDVSNRSAVDWFLLKLNYMKATYNISSFKFDAGETSWAPHIYSQANVTLNPAEAYPMKWVQLAAEADPTFHQEVRVGYKTQKYPIFVRMMDKGSNWGHDNAFKSIIPCVLTYGLLGYPFVLPDMIGGNAYNGQPDPELYVRWLQLNVFLPGMQYSITPWHFNDTIVDIARTFTEMRENFSSVLIKFARESTRTGEPIIRPLWWMDPNDQVTWTIEDEFLVGDEILVAPVMEKGARSRDIYFPRGNWKNELRNTSDVISGPKWVQDYKVDIDELAYFMNIS, encoded by the exons ATGTCTTCGGAAACA AATTTGGTGTATGAAACGCGAACCGTTACCGCAGCCCCTGGCCGCTCCAAGCAGACGCGATCTCTGCTGGTTGTAATGAGCTGCCTTATTCTCCTCGCCGGCGTTGTGGGCGTCGTCGTATGGCGGGTGGGAGCCGGCGGTGGAGGCAGCCCAGGACCAGAACCGACTGCCGCACCGCACACGTCGGCATTTCCGGTTCGTGTAAGGAATCTCATGTTATCTAGTGAATTGGAGTTGAAGATTGTTAACGGAAGTGACGTCAAATTGTTAATAGACTTAGGTAAAGGTGGATTTTCTGCGGTGCCTCGTCGGTGCAATAGTTCGTCTGCTAGTGACGTCAACGCTTGTCTCGAATGGGAAAATGAAGCTCGATTGCGTATCATTTACAACAGCCACAACATCGATCAGCGTCTGGGATCCGCACTAGACTGTTACGAAATATCATGGGAAGCGTTACGTTGCGTGGACCAAGTTTTGACGGACTGTGTAAACGTCAGCGTTGATCAGTGGTATGGTGGGTACGCCGACAAGCATCAATATTGGCCGTTCCAAAAGAACACACGTTCGCTGAGGGCTTATCAGGTCAATGATTCTTACGTTGGCGAAATTGGCGGCGTAGTCGAACGTTATTTCTTTTCAACAGCAGGCGTCGGTATGCTAATTGACCATGACGTTCCGCTCTACTTTAGCTTAAATGATCCGGAtcaaggtcaaatgtgtttcaCGGCAAAATACGAAACGTATCCGTACGTTAACGTCAAAAACGTGCCTCCGGTGTTGAAATACAAACTATGCCAAGCGGCGAACGTGAAAGACGTCCATCTGAAGATGACTGAACTTTTTATCGATAAACCGACGGGGACCCCAGACGAAATGCTTTTCAAACGGCCCATATGGTCAACATGGGCGCAGTATAAGAAAGACATAAATCAATCCACTGTCTTAGAATTCGCAAACGATATCATTGCAAACAACTTCTCATATGCCCAGATTGAGATAGACGATGATTGGACGCCTGCATACGGTGATATGGACTTCAATACAGCAAAATTCCCAGATGCTCGGCAAATGATCAAGGACTTAAATGACCTAGGATTTAGGGTAACTCTTTGGGTTCATCCGTTTTTCAACGCGGATTCTATGGCATTCCAAGTGGCAGCATTGAACCGCATGTTGGTACGGCAATTAGACAGTCCCGCTCCCATGATTACACCGTGGTGGGACGGTCCTTTGGCGGGAATATTGGACGTTTCAAATCGGTCCGCAGTCGACtggtttcttttaaaattaaactacATGAAAGCGACGTACAACATTAGTTCCTTTAAGTTCGACGCTGGTGAGACGTCATGGGCTCCTCATATTTATAGCCAAGCTAACGTTACGTTGAACCCCGCTGAGGCGTACCCGATGAAATGGGTTCAACTTGCAGCCGAGGCGGACCCAACTTTTCACCAAGAGGTTCGAGTTGGGTACAAGACACAGAAATACCCGATCTTTGTACGCATGATGGATAAGGGTTCAAACTGGGGTCATGACAATGCGTTTAAGTCCATTATTCCTTGTGTGTTGACGTACGGGCTTCTTGGGTATCCATTTGTACTTCCGGATATGATTGGTGGGAACGCGTACAACGGCCAACCGGATCCAGAATTGTATGTTCGATGGTTGCAGCTTAATGTATTTTTACCTGGAATGCAGTATTCTATTACGCCTTGGCATTTTAACGATACCATTGTCGACATAGCTCGAACATTCACAGAAATGCGGGAAAACTTTTCGTCTGTTCTCATCAAATTTGCGCGAGAATCGACGAGAACTGGCGAACCAATCATACGGCCGCTTTGGTGGATGGATCCGAATGATCAGGTCACGTGGACGATAGAAGACGAGTTTCTCGTTGGAGACGAAATTTTGGTTGCCCCGGTGATGGAGAAAGGAGCAAGGTCACGTGACATATATTTTCCACGTGGTAACTGGAAGAATGAATTGCGTAACACAAGTGACGTCATTTCTGGTCCAAAGTGGGTGCAAGATTACAAAGTAGACATTGACGAACTAGcttatttcatgaatattagttGA
- the LOC128246008 gene encoding myogenesis-regulating glycosidase-like: MIKTGSSSYDLTEVSLHDEHESPVVHAKDVRRLKFRFYAALGVAGVIILGLIIGVAVKGNGKGGGGGGGTTVTPSTTNMTSNPTSKPTSSKTANLGNLSVTWGSGVSFNIADKGQWSHKNANKSTPLLSPTNCSSTIAVICLEWADDRRLKVSRKNDITNEQNAPLSCYDVEWTALKCVGQVLTDCFNTSGAHWYGGYEDHDQHWPFEKNSMKETSYTGNDPFHPGVIGNILERYFVSSKGVGVYVDNDVPLYFSLNSPQNGLMCFSAKYEPYPYFNEDNIFPRLKYTVCSGENVKDTHVGMSNMFIPKPTGIPNQSVIKYPIWSTWAQYHYGVNQSNVLSYAHAIKEHNFTCSQVEIDDVWTPFYGDYDFDTKFHNASDMIQKIHDIEFNVSVWVHPFFDPRGESYKEAEQKHYLLRRFDSDFPEVTSWWNGNDSGILDVTNTNATKWYLDKMEYLKGHYKVDSFKFDAGSLSFAPHLYSAYNLTNNPCDIYPGLYVKMAAQSDHQNRQEVRSGYRSQQYPIFFRQIDKRSNWSHKNAFQSIIPSALTIGILGYPYVMADMVGGNAYEGSFPDTELFIRWTQLNTFLPVVQMSIGPWDLQNDTYEGHSVVDIVRRFIELHSEVADDIIAFAEESVQTGAPIIRPLWWIDPDNETALTCEDEFLVGDKWLVAPIMTQGARKRDIFFPSGEWTEVGTGNGTIYTGPSVWYNYIVEIDQLAYFRKTIHNSTTNATLF, translated from the exons ATGATCAAGACTGGGAGTTCCTCCTACGATTTGACAGAAGTGTCGCTGCATGATGAGCACGAGTCCCCGGTCGTGCATGCGAAAGACGTCCGCCGACTCAAGTTCCGGTTCTACGCCGCTCTTGGTGTGGCCGGCGTCATCATTCTGGGTCTTATTATTGGAGTCGCGGTCAAG GGCAATGGAAAAGGTGGCGGCGGAGGAGGGGGAACCACTGTGACGCCATCAACTACTAATATGACGTCAAACCCGACGTCAAAGCCTACGTCTTCGAAAACCGCCAACCTAGGGAACCTTTCAGTCACTTGGGGCTCTGGCGTTAGTTTTAACATTGCAGACAAAGGTCAATGGTCCCACAAGAACGCTAATAAAAGCACACCGTTGCTATCTCCAACTAATTGTTCTTCTACCATTGCTGTAATCTGTCTGGAATGGGCCGATGATCGTCGATTGAAAGTATCCCGGAAGAATGACATCACTAACGAACAAAATGCACCGCTCTCCTGTTATGACGTCGAGTGGACGGCTCTGAAATGCGTCGGTCAAGTATTAACCGACTGTTTCAACACAAGTGGTGCCCATTGGTACGGCGGATATGAAGACCATGATCAGCATTGGCCATTTGAGAAGAACTCTATGAAAGAAACATCCTATACAGGGAACGACCCATTTCATCCTGGCGTCATTGGTAACATTCTGGAGCGATATTTTGTCTCCTCAAAAGGGGTTGGCGTGTACGTAGATAATGACGTCCCATTATATTTTAGCCTGAACTCGCCCCAAAATGGTTTGATGTGTTTCTCGGCAAAGTATGAACCATATCCATACTTCAATGAGGACAATATATTCCCAAGGCTAAAATACACGGTGTGCAGTGGGGAAAATGTCAAAGACACGCATGTAGGAATGTCGAACATGTTCATCCCAAAGCCAACTGGCATACCAAACCAGTCGGTGATCAAGTACCCTATATGGTCAACATGGGCCCAATACCACTATGGTGTCAACCAATCAAATGTCCTAAGTTACGCACACGCTATAAAGGAACACAATTTTACTTGCTCTCAAGTTGAAATTGATGATGTATGGACGCCATTTTACGGCGATTACGACTTCGATACAAAATTTCACAATGCTAGTGATATGATACAAAAGATTCACGATATCGAATTCAACGTTTCCGTCTGGGTTCATCCTTTCTTTGATCCAAGAGGTGAATCTTACAAAGAAGCAGAACAAAAACATTACCTTTTGAGGCGATTTGATTCAGACTTCCCGGAAGTGACGTCATGGTGGAACGGAAACGATTCTGGCATACTTGACGTCACGAACACAAATGCAACAAAGTGGTATCTCGATAAAATGGAATATTTGAAGGGACATTACAAAGTTGATTCCTTCAAATTCGATGCTGGGTCGTTATCCTTCGCTCCGCATTTGTACAGCGCttacaatttaacaaataatccCTGTGATATATATCCTGGATTGTACGTCAAAATGGCGGCGCAATCTGACCATCAAAACCGTCAAGAGGTACGCAGTGGGTACCGGTCACAGCAGTATCCTATTTTCTTCCGGCAAATAGACAAAAGATCAAACTGGAGTCACAAAAACGCTTTCCAGTCTATTATTCCAAGCGCTCTGACGATTGGAATTCTCGGTTACCCGTATGTAATGGCGGACATGGTTGGCGGGAATGCATACGAAGGGTCTTTTCCCGATACGGAACTCTTTATTCGATGGACTCAGTTGAATACTTTTCTACCCGTTGTTCAGATGTCAATTGGACCGTGGGATTTGCAAAACGATACATACGAAGGACACAGCGTGGTTGATATTGTCAGGAGATTCATAGAACTCCACTCTGAAGTTGCAGACGACATCATAGCGTTCGCCGAAGAATCGGTTCAAACCGGTGCACCCATAATTCGACCTCTTTGGTGGATTGACCCAGATAACGAAACGGCCTTGACCTGTGAAGACGAGTTTTTGGTCGGCGACAAATGGCTTGTTGCTCCCATAATGACCCAAGGTGCCCGGAAAAGGGATATTTTCTTTCCCAGTGGGGAGTGGACGGAAGTTGGCACTGGGAATGGAACTATCTATACTGGACCTTCAGTTTGGTACAATTACATCGTGGAAATTGACCAACTTGCGTATTTCCGAAAAACGATTCATAATTCAACGACCAATGCTACTTTATTCTAA